The proteins below come from a single Anguilla rostrata isolate EN2019 chromosome 3, ASM1855537v3, whole genome shotgun sequence genomic window:
- the LOC135250230 gene encoding 5-hydroxytryptamine receptor 2C-like, whose product MMGGPNGPLLGGFGSTTASLDVGLYGGWAAWPGNMSVGLNQSLHGADSGGNLSAEAHAISREPLKEKNWPALLILVIIFLTIGGNILVILAVSLEKKLQNATNFFLRSLAVADMLVGILVMPISLINILYDYAWPLPHALCPIWIYLDVLFSTASIMHLCAISLDRYVAIRNPIEHSRFNSRTKAMLKIAAVWTISIGISMPIPVIGLHNESKVFVNGSCVLNEEHFMLAGSFVAFFIPLVIMVVTYCLTVQALQRQATVFLYEDRSASSQQALQLAPPPQAPPRRSSLNCLRGDPSHSSSLSNSISIIPSSEAPSQLSSPAGRDLSGHGRRGMMQAIKNEKRASKVLGVVFFLFLVMWCPFFITNVTYVLCSGSCNEPLLGELLNVFVWVGYISSGVNPLVYTLFNKTYRNAFSSYLRCRYRDGAGRRRFHAPAPCPSLVVTPTLLGGKEGMDRNSNCRNGDRNPPPGGLELDDGPMHPGISEVSVDSCHTPTELTSCV is encoded by the exons ATGATGGGCGGCCCCAACGGACCGCTGCTGGGCGGGTTCGGCTCCACCACGGCCTCCCTGGATGTCGGCCTGTACGGGGGGTGGGCGGCCTGGCCCGGGAACATGTCGGTCGGCCTGAACCAGAGCCTCCACGGGGCCGACTCGGGGGGCAACCTCTCGGCCGAGGCCCACGCCATCTCCCGGGAGCCCCTCAAGGAGAAGAACTGGCCGGCCCTGCTGATCCTCGTCATCATCTTCCTCACCATCGGCGGAAACATCCTGGTCATCCTGGCGGTGTCGCTGGAGAAGAAGCTGCAGAACGCCACCAACTTCTTCCTGCGCTCGCTGGCCGTGGCCGACATGCTGGTGGGCATCCTGGTCATGCCCATCTCCCTCATCAACATCCTATACG ACTATGCCTGGCCCCTGCCCCACGCCCTCTGCCCCATCTGGATTTACCTGGACGTCCTCTTCTCCACGGCCTCCATCATGCACCTGTGCGCCATCTCGCTGGACCGATACGTGGCCATCCGCAACCCCATCGAGCACAGCCGCTTCAACTCCCGCACCAAGGCCATGCTGAAGATCGCTGCCGTCTGGACCATCTCCATAG GGATCTCCATGCCCATCCCGGTGATCGGGCTCCATAACGAGTCCAAGGTGTTCGTCAACGGGAGCTGCGTGCTGAACGAGGAGCACTTCATGCTGGCGGGCTCCTTCGTGGCGTTCTTCATCCCGCTGGTCATCATGGTGGTCACCTACTGCCTGACCGTGCAGGCGCTGCAGCGCCAGGCCACCGTCTTCCTGTACGAGGACCGCTCCGCCTCCtcccagcaggccctgcagctggccccgccccctcaggcCCCGCCCCGGCGCAGCAGCCTCAACTGCCTGCGGGGGGATCCCTCgcactcctcctccctctccaacAGCATCTCCATCATCCCCAGCTCGGAGGCGCCCTCCCAGCTGAGCTCCCCCGCGGGGCGGGACCTGAGCGGGCACGGGAGGCGGGGCATGATGCAGGCCATCAAGAACGAGAAGCGGGCCTCCAAGGTGCTGGGCGTggtcttcttcctcttcctggtcATGTGGTGCCCGTTCTTCATCACCAACGTGACGTACGTGCTGTGCAGCGGGTCGTGCAACGAGCCCCTGCTGGGGGAGCTGCTCAACGTCTTCGTCTGGGTGGGCTACATCTCCTCGGGCGTCAACCCGCTGGTCTACACCCTCTTCAACAAGACCTACCGCAACGCCTTCTCCAGCTACTTGCGCTGCAGGTACCGGGACGGGGCCGGACGCAGGCGCTTCCACGCCCCGGCCCCCTGTCCGTCACTGGTGGTCACGCCCACCTTGCTCGGCGGGAAGGAGGGCATGGACCGCAACAGCAACTGCCGCAACGGCGACCGGAACCCGCCGCCGGGCGGACTGGAGTTGGACGATGGCCCGATGCACCCTGGGATATCGGAGGTATCCGTTGACAGCTGCCACACCCCCACCGAGCTCACCAGCTGCGTATGA